Proteins encoded within one genomic window of Mycoplasma phocoenae:
- the rpsJ gene encoding 30S ribosomal protein S10, which produces MKLQIKMKSFDHKLVDAAALKVIALANGEKAVVSGPIPLPTKKEIITILRSVHVNKKSREQFESRTHKRLIYVDGVNEKLADQFQRLELPAGVQISVKTVK; this is translated from the coding sequence ATGAAACTACAAATCAAAATGAAATCTTTTGATCACAAATTAGTTGACGCAGCAGCATTAAAAGTTATTGCTTTAGCTAATGGTGAAAAAGCAGTTGTAAGTGGACCAATTCCATTGCCAACAAAAAAAGAAATCATCACAATTCTTCGTTCTGTACACGTTAACAAAAAATCACGTGAACAATTCGAGTCAAGAACACACAAACGTTTAATTTATGTAGACGGTGTGAACGAAAAACTAGCTGATCAATTCCAACGTTTAGAATTACCAGCTGGTGTTCAAATTAGCGTTAAAACTGTTAAATAA
- the rpsS gene encoding 30S ribosomal protein S19, with translation MARSLKKGPFCDDHLMKKVQAILSGDAPKRPIKTWSRRSTIFPDFVGLTFQVHNGKVFNDVFVSPDMVGHKLGEFSPTRTYSGHGADKGKKK, from the coding sequence ATGGCTAGATCACTTAAAAAAGGTCCATTCTGTGATGACCACTTAATGAAAAAAGTTCAAGCTATCCTATCTGGAGATGCTCCAAAACGTCCAATTAAAACATGAAGCCGTCGTTCAACAATCTTCCCAGACTTTGTTGGATTAACCTTCCAAGTACACAATGGAAAAGTTTTCAATGATGTATTTGTAAGTCCTGACATGGTTGGACACAAATTAGGAGAATTTTCACCTACACGTACATATTCAGGTCACGGTGCTGACAAAGGTAAGAAAAAATAA
- the rplD gene encoding 50S ribosomal protein L4, giving the protein MADVKSTRERWYCTLRDGAEENRKDYWSLKKANEEAIGEFEHQDEAVKKFKSLNLDATLWFQKGGKYVRTIKTLKSENPAEVIVVDSNDDAETKKANEKKFKEAQKARLANTSKKPATKKSTNEAVKVEKSKPTDVTFEAKSLPVNLFGLEELHAQAVFDTIMSDRASRRFSTHKVKNRGEVSGTGKKPWRQKGTGRARTGSLRTPVFVGGGRAFGPTTNKNYSLKVNKKVRALAVKSALSQLAKAKHVLVHEFTLENPSTKEFAKQLKDNNLDSLKHVLVVTSNLNVFLSARNMQNVETVKVTSLQVEALIAADVLVISSEDLKALERLVK; this is encoded by the coding sequence ATGGCAGATGTTAAATCAACACGTGAAAGATGATACTGTACTCTAAGAGACGGTGCTGAAGAAAATCGTAAAGATTACTGATCATTAAAAAAAGCTAACGAAGAAGCTATTGGAGAATTTGAACATCAAGACGAAGCTGTTAAAAAATTTAAAAGTTTAAATCTTGATGCTACATTATGATTCCAAAAAGGCGGAAAATACGTTAGAACTATCAAAACATTAAAATCTGAAAATCCAGCTGAAGTTATTGTTGTTGACTCAAACGACGATGCAGAAACTAAAAAAGCTAACGAGAAAAAATTCAAAGAAGCACAAAAAGCAAGATTAGCAAACACTTCTAAAAAACCAGCAACTAAAAAATCAACAAATGAAGCAGTTAAAGTTGAAAAATCAAAACCAACTGATGTTACATTTGAAGCAAAATCATTACCAGTTAACTTATTTGGGTTAGAAGAATTACATGCACAAGCTGTATTTGACACAATCATGAGTGATCGTGCATCAAGAAGATTCTCGACTCACAAAGTTAAAAACCGTGGTGAAGTATCTGGAACAGGTAAAAAACCATGAAGACAAAAAGGAACTGGACGTGCTAGAACAGGTTCATTACGTACACCAGTATTCGTAGGTGGGGGACGTGCATTCGGACCTACTACAAATAAAAACTACTCATTAAAAGTTAACAAAAAAGTTCGTGCATTAGCAGTTAAAAGTGCTTTAAGCCAATTAGCAAAAGCAAAACACGTATTAGTACACGAATTTACATTGGAAAATCCATCAACAAAAGAATTTGCAAAACAATTAAAAGACAACAACTTAGACTCATTAAAACACGTATTAGTAGTTACAAGTAATTTAAATGTATTTTTATCAGCTCGTAACATGCAAAACGTTGAAACAGTTAAAGTTACTTCATTACAAGTAGAAGCATTAATCGCAGCAGATGTATTAGTTATTTCATCTGAAGATTTAAAAGCTTTAGAAAGATTGGTTAAATAA
- the rplB gene encoding 50S ribosomal protein L2, giving the protein MAVKHYKPTSNGRRNMSSLDYKQNLTGHAPEKSLLVPLKKHAGRNNRGIITTRHHGGGTKRKYRLIDFKRNKDGIEATVKTIEYDPNRSANISLVVYKDGEKRYILAPKGLTVGSKIISGESTDIKVGNTLALKNIPDGTLIHNIELQPKAGGIIARSAGTSAQVLGHEENGRYVIVRLKSGEVRKILKDCRATVGVVGNEEHSLVNIGKAGRNRHLGIRPTVRGSAMNPIDHPHGGGEGRQPIGRKAPLTPWGKKALGVKTRSTKKSSNKLIMRRRKVSK; this is encoded by the coding sequence ATGGCTGTTAAACATTACAAGCCAACCTCCAATGGTAGACGGAACATGTCATCATTAGATTACAAACAAAATCTAACTGGACATGCTCCTGAAAAATCTCTACTTGTACCATTAAAAAAACACGCAGGTAGAAACAACCGTGGAATCATTACCACAAGACACCATGGAGGCGGAACAAAACGTAAATATCGTTTAATTGACTTCAAACGTAATAAAGACGGAATTGAAGCAACAGTTAAAACAATCGAATACGATCCAAACCGTAGCGCCAACATTTCTTTAGTAGTATATAAAGATGGAGAAAAAAGATACATCTTAGCTCCTAAAGGATTAACAGTTGGAAGCAAAATTATCTCAGGAGAATCAACAGATATCAAAGTTGGTAACACACTAGCTTTAAAAAACATTCCTGATGGTACATTAATTCACAATATTGAATTACAACCAAAAGCGGGTGGTATTATCGCTCGTAGTGCTGGAACAAGTGCACAAGTTCTAGGACATGAAGAAAATGGTAGATATGTAATTGTTAGATTAAAATCAGGTGAAGTTAGAAAAATTTTAAAAGATTGTCGTGCAACAGTTGGTGTAGTTGGAAATGAAGAACACTCATTAGTTAACATTGGTAAAGCTGGTCGTAACCGTCACTTAGGAATTCGTCCTACAGTTCGTGGATCAGCAATGAACCCAATTGATCACCCACATGGAGGAGGGGAAGGACGTCAACCTATTGGACGTAAAGCTCCACTTACACCATGAGGTAAAAAAGCTCTTGGAGTGAAAACTCGTTCAACTAAAAAATCATCAAATAAATTAATCATGAGAAGAAGAAAGGTAAGTAAATAA
- the rplW gene encoding 50S ribosomal protein L23: MKLNDIIKYPILTEKTYQQMSDENHRVITFAVDKRTNKVEVRKAVEFIFNVKVEKVNILKVNRKAKRVGRFSGYTSAYKKAMVFLAAGSEINFFPEDVKSEEVKETKAVATQNNELSDAEKKAAEKIKKAEAKKAQK, encoded by the coding sequence ATGAAATTAAACGACATTATTAAATATCCTATTTTAACTGAAAAAACTTATCAACAAATGAGTGATGAAAACCATAGAGTTATCACATTTGCAGTTGACAAACGTACAAACAAAGTTGAAGTTAGAAAAGCTGTTGAATTTATCTTTAATGTAAAAGTTGAAAAAGTAAACATTCTAAAAGTTAACCGTAAAGCTAAAAGAGTAGGTCGTTTCTCAGGATACACATCAGCATATAAAAAAGCTATGGTATTTCTAGCAGCAGGAAGCGAAATCAACTTCTTCCCAGAAGATGTTAAATCAGAAGAAGTTAAAGAAACCAAGGCAGTCGCAACACAAAATAACGAATTAAGCGACGCAGAAAAAAAAGCAGCTGAAAAAATTAAAAAAGCTGAAGCTAAAAAAGCACAAAAATAA